The genome window aaaatatattatttaatttcttctaGTATATTATaccattaattttaatattatattaaggAATGGAAAGAATGGAGCAAGTGATGATCATGACCCTTGAGGCCTTCTAAAATTCTCTtttttacatatatatacatccttgaaaattttattttatttagctaTTGGTCCTCtaagatatatattttttttgttttattataatatagataatataaaatatcaaaagtttttttttattatatatttaataaatttttataacattGAATCGCTTAAAAAATTATCTAATTTAACTATACCTTATTATATTATACCATTTTCAAATATATAATATTGACTCCttcgaatatataaaattataattaaatattttttaatttaattttatatgtaaCATTGGCTTTTGGAATAATAATAGGTAGACTACCCATAAAAATCAATGTAACTCAACTCCATTGCTATTTTCAATACTTAAacatgttaaaaatttttttattattattattattatatctaaatttatttaattttatatattttaattaatattatgcataaaatatatttcataaaatatttttattaatatatatattaaaatttaataattctacaaaatattttattgaaatataacatatcaaaaattttataaaaattataaaaaatatattttatatttaattaattatttatataaataaatttaaataacataTACTCACTACATAAAACTCAAACTCTACACCACTATTATTTCCTAAATTTAAATTCATCTCAAACCTAATTAATACTACTTAAATTTATTGTAATGTAAGATTCAGTCTGATCATATGATAAAAATACTTCACCTTTTACCATTAATCcacttaagatttttttttattttaataaaattaagaagAGAAATTTAATATGACGTACTAAAATCAATCAAtcctataaattatttttaattaaatgctAATTGAATTTTCTCAAAAGTTAGAAACCAATCAAAAtcaactataaaaaaaaataaaaaaatcaatcagTTGTATATCTTACTGTAATGCaccataatataaaaaaaaaaatatttttaatatatttaaattataaataatgtgAAATAATTCTATTAATTTAGTTTACAGCCACGATACTGATTACCTGAATATTTCTCCTTGCTAATACACAGCAATAGACCTTAGACGACATGGTCATATGGCGACATGGTCAACCCATTCCCGTGGTTGGTAACAAAATTCCTAGATATACATACACAGCAATAGACCTTAGACGATTCCTTTCATTGAAGACTAGACAACAAGACATTTCTACTTATGCCTGATACTACTCTGTCCAGTAACTAGAACCAAAAACTGCAAAGACAAACTGCTACAAGTTAACAGAAATTGATTCCTCCAACCCTATCACGTTATTCTATAATCGATACCAAGTTCAGACTTACTAATATAACCCTGAACTCACttcttctcatcaattatatcccTTGCTTTGAAGAGATTCTTTCACCATCACTTTTTGCTTATCATCCATGGAGCATCAAAAATCAGGTAATAGTATATGGGTTTTTTTCTATTTGGTTTTTCTGTTGAAAAATTGTTCAGCATGTTTAATGTTTTATGTCTTCAAGATGAGATTGCTGCATTCGAGGCTGAGAAAGCAGTCTACAGTGACTTTAAGGTTCACGTGTTCTCCTCTTCTTCAGAGGTTGGAAACTATAAATTCCATATTTCATAACAATTACAATTGATTATGATTTTTTATGCTAATTGATCGTTTAGGGTCTTTTTTGCTATCTTCTGACATATTTGGAGAATCTCCCAAATTGGTCCTGTTTTTAGGACAATACTGCTCTGCTCTTTGTGTCTCTCTTTTTCACAAATATTCAGGATCTTGTACTGTTGGCTGCTGGATATGTTCAGGAAAAATGGGCAGTGTAGGGAATGGATTTGGGATtgtcagttgtaaataaaaagagGAGTTTTTCATTGAGTTGCTTTAGTGAAACTTGCTGATAACCAAATTAGGTCGACGGGTGATACAATTCCTAGCAGCTAGTGAATATGATATAATATGATATGGTTATGCTTTTAAAAACAGACAAGGTAGATTGTATTTCACTGTTTATAATGATGAGTAAATGGATCCTAAATTATGGATGTCAAGCTTTCTATGAGACACGACATTCTATTTATATTATTGGTTTGCCCTTTCTACTGGTGTCTTGTTGTGTTTGGcaacttaaaaatttattgataaagggagaggaaatgttttattttgttTGGATGAAGAGGATGGGAAGGGAAatgtaattataaataaaattaaagaggGTAATAAGGTTCTCCGTCAAAGTTGAATTTTTTTACAACCCAAATTGGGTTGCAATCAATTTCAATTCCTGGAAGGGAATGAAGATGAATAATTACCCTCCCTTCCCTTGCCCtccttttcttttaaaaaaagaaaattcccAAATAAGGTGGTTAACGATTTCACCTCCATCCTGCTCCCTTCCTCTTCGTTCCACTCCCATCCATGCATAATGTTAATCTAGTGGTAAAGGTGAAAGAATTTATGAGTGTGTGTTAATTTTTGAAATCTCATCAATAATAATTTTCTCCCTAGTACTAAAAAAGTAATTTCAGTTTGCCTTCTCCCCTTAGACGAGCATTGCCTTCAAACAAATAGAAATATGATTAAATTCATCCATTGAGATTGATGCCTGCCCTCGTGCCTCTCAAGGGTGCCAACTAGTTCAGTGATTTTCAAGATGCAAATTGAAATTCAGAAATTTGGTGACTTTAATAAGATTTAGCAGTGACTACAGGAGAACTTTACCTCATTCTTCTCTATTCTATTTCCCTAATATTTTACTTCACTTTCTTCTCCATTTTATTGTTGATCAATCAGTTGCTTGAAAGGCTACACGAGAAATGGAGTTTAGTAAAAAAGCAACCATACCCAGCAATGTATTCTAGCGTGTATGGAGGAATAATTCTTGATCCTGCAATTATGGTGATTCCTATAGATGATCACATGGTTCATCGAGGGCATGGAGTGTTCGATACATCTATTATTTATGATGGGTATGCATAAACTCTTAACTTTTGTgacttttcttttctcctatccATTTTGGAGTACAATTGGTGTTAATAACTTTTTGAACAATATGGCTTATGCAGATATCTTTATGAACTTGATGTCCATTTGGACCGCTTTCTACGATCAGCATCTAAAGCAAAGATATCTTCTCCTTTCCCTCGCTCAACTCTTCGAAGCATTCTTATTCAAATGACAGCAGTATCGAAATGCAAGAAAGGAACTCTAAGATTCTGGCTAAGTGCAGGCCCTGGAAACTTCTTGCTTTCGCCTGCAGGTTGCCCAACTTCTGCTTTCTATGCTGTAGTTATTGATGATGACTTCTCCCAGTGCAAGGAGGGGGTTAAAGTGATAACTTCCACTATCCCCATGAAGTCACCTTTGTTTGCAACTACGAAAAATGTGAACTATCTCCCTAATGTCCTCTCAGTAATGGAAGCCGAAGAGAAGGGAGCATTTGCTTCTATCTGGGTTGATAACGAAGGCTATATCGCTGAGGGTCCAAATGTGAATGTGGCTTTCATAACCCAAGATAAGGAGCTTATCTTACCTTCATTTGACAAGATCCTTAGTGGTTGCACTGCATTAAGGCTTCTTCAAGTAGCACCTAAATTGGTCGAGCAAGGGcaattaaaaagagttaaaaTTGCTGATCTTACTGTTCAAGAGGCCAAAAGGGCAGCTGAAATGATGTATGTTGGAAGCACACTTCCTCTCTTGCCAATTGTTATGTGGGATGAGCAATCCATTGGAGATGGTAACAACAATTCTCTATCACACATTTCATTATTCATGGTTTATGATCTGGATGCTACTGATTAGCAATAAAAAGGAACATAATCTTTCTAAATTGATCATTGAAAGTCACCTTTTCTTGTTGCATAGCATGGGAAATGGTTTTAAAAGAACTATTATCTTTTTGCACATGATTGGTTATGGATGAGTCatttatttcatataaaatactTTGTTTCTGTCTTCTTGGTTGCAGGAAAGGTAGGAGAGTTAACAATGGCACTCTCTGATCTGCTTTGGGAAGATATGGTTGCAGGCGACGGCATGCAAAGGGTACCTGTTCCTTATGAGAAGCTAGCCACATAGATTCAATAGCTGAGACCAAAGGAATGATTTCAACTTAAACTTTAGCTTCTCTCATTGCTCATTGTTATTTTCCTGCTGCTTGCCAAGGGACTTGCTTTGGCTAGTCATTGTTCATGGAATAAATCAATTGACGTTTGATTTTGCTCTGTTCATTAGTCCAAAGTGTATAATGAACATAATTACGCCTATAATAATTACCTGCATTGAATTAAGACCTTCATTTGATGAACAGAATGCGATGACATAAACGCATGTTAGCAAGAGAACTAAGTTGAGCCTATCCTCAAACTGTTTTTGTCAACAACATGGTTTTAGAATGTCTTTTGCAACAATAGCTGGGAAGACATTTTCACTTGCAGATGGAGAGATCTATGTGTTTTCCTTGCAGCTTCTAAATCTTTTAGGAATTTAATTCCTCTAAAATGGTTTCTCCTAGAAAATATTCACTTTTCTGACCCTTTATCCTATAGTTACCATTTCAGTTCCACAGATGAACAAAAACTGATATTTTCCAGTATTTTTCAAGGAAAACAGTAAATCTGCTTGAAATTTGTATACAACCTTCTACTTTTAGCTACAGCACAAAAATAAGAAGCTCATAAAGTCATGCTTGAGCTCAATGTTCCATAGGATTCAATGATTAtacaaaaaaaaactaaaaatgtCAGGCATTGTAGATTTCAATCCAGAGTAAACTGAAAAGTTACTCTCAGGGAAAATGAATCTGATACAGAACTTCTGAAggaaattttcttaaaaaattcatacaaaataaaagaaaaaacttTGAAAGTTTTTGGTATAATGGCATCTCTGGGTATATATATTGTTATTACAATTAAAATCATGCTAATATAGCATCATCAAGaggtaaaaaaaatataatttcataGCATTGAAGAATAAAGAAGTTGTCATTGCAGAACAACTCCCAGCTCTTTTCCACCTCTCTGAAAATAGCAAACAAATTTCCCCATGTCACCCATTTCGAAGGAGGAAGGCTGAGTATCAATGAATTGGCAAGCGCTAGCCTCTAAGGATTCATCACAGCCAACAGAACCAGGTGGCTTGAGCTCAATCATCTTGGATGCAAAAAAGGGCGCTAGCTATGAGTAAATCTTTGCAAGCAAGAGTACTGGAAGATATGTGAGAAAGACtggtttttttcttttccttgaagTTGGAATAAATAAGTAGTCCTCGCTTATCTTTGAAGCGAATTGCATAAAAAATTCACACCATTAAAAAAGCATCTTATAATTGCTTTTTTATCTTGTAGTGGTAGGCAATTATTATGTACAGTAAATGCGTCTTCTTTTGGCAGCTCACATCATCAGATGCCTTCTAATGACCATTAGCCATTGCCTGCCACCGTTGCTAACTTTTTCTTGTACGTGTTTCACATTTGCTTTCTTCGgttgataaaaataataataataataataatgagtattaataattttttttttttaagttcagATGAGGTAAATGGTGACAACGATGATCTGAAACCCCTTCAATTACTTGAAGACATGAAACGCCCCCAACCTTGCTCCTCCTCCTTCAACCACTGCAACCTTACCCTTTCCCACAATAATCAAAACCAGAACCACAAACCCACCTCACATAAAACACCGAACAGGAATTATCCCACAGTTTACTTTGAAACTTCCCTACCAATTTGGATGCCACTATGAGATGTCTTTAGCAGATatagtgccattgatgtgttcaTCCCCTGAAAACTTAGTTGGATAGGCCGTCGATTTGGGTTTATGTCCtggaaaaataaaatcttagAGGACTTCTTCACATGCTAAACCAATTTTAAGGATCGGGACTTTCAAACTACGTGACTTTATTTTCAGATTTTTCAAGCTGTTTTCCAcctagaaagaaaaataaatcaaaatatggAAGCCCATGAGAGGTGGTATGATCCTCTTATCTTTTTCATCTAAAGTCATGAATCCATTACTCAGTGATAATAGCTCAATGTCTTGTGGTTGAATTTGACCCTAGTTGGGCGATTCATCTAGCTGTGAGCTCAAGATATGTCATTACATATTTggacatttttttttttgatggaTTATTAGGAACTTGTGCGGAGATTTCATTATTCGTTGATGAAAGCTCTAAAAGCATCAAGCTAGATTGATCAGCTTGAATTTTAATGAATGTTGCGTCTTCAGATTTTGTGAGCAAAGTTATTGTTGTTGTTTTGAGTAGAATGTTTCCGTAGCTCTAagaaagaagaaaatttatatattaattatgtttaaattaaatttaatattttttttaaggtGAAATATTTAGCTCTAACAATACTATttaaaaaatttgtaataaatatatatggagtataaagtttgatttcgcATATAAAGACAATAGAAATGGTCAAAATAATCTCTCTTTGTGTGTGGCTCAAGGAAGTTATTTGGCGAAAAGGGCTCTGCTTCATGTTTGAAAAAGCAAAGCTGAATAAACAAATAAAAGCAAATTAAACAGAAAATAATATGGCAGATTGCAGGCCTTTAGGGTTCTTGATAGGTTTGCCATTTGCTTTCGTTTCTTTGCTTTTATCCCTAGTTGGAGCCATTGTGTGGATTATTGGGTGAGTCTTCTCTTCCttatttttcattcttttcttttcttctattttaAAAAAAGGATTATATATGCATATAGCTTTAAGAAAACACAATCaaaatataatttcttaatttcCCCTTGCAATTTATTGTCAATAATgggtttaaatttttaaattatatattcaaCAAATAAACAAATCCCATTTTTAGGTATTCATTAATAATTTGtgcttaattattttaatatgtgcattaattaattattgtaaaattaaattaatatttgataacaGGAGTGTATTGAGTTGCATCTGCCCTTGTTGCATATTTTGTGCCGGACTTGCAGACTTGGCGATGAGTCTTGTGAAGCTTCCTGTAACTATCATCCAGGGATTCATTGCTTTTATTCCTTGTTGATCCATGTGTGTGCGCGCGCCCCTTCAATTAATTTGGTTCagtcattgtttttttttttttaatatatatacaaTAGAAATCATAAGGTATTCCAAACTCATTAGTCCAAATAATTCGGATTCACACCACATAGACTTATAAAGGGGACAAAATACTTCCTGATAAATTTTAAAGGTATTCTATATTTAGAACTTGAACCCGATATCCATCTCAGTCATTGAAAGTTAGTTTATAGTCATTGTTAATTgtctatattaattatttatagtttttgtaatttctttatttattaatttattaatcatataattcGTTATAAAAAAAAATGGGCTGCttattactatatttttcttttaaaaaaaaataataagagagTGGTAAATCATTATAGAGTACTGCTAAATAACTCAATTTGAGCTAGCTCAAATGATACTAATGTATATAGTTTTACTATTATACCCttaaaagaaagaaaggaaacagCTTAAAAATAACTTCAAAACTTGGAGTTGGTGAAGTAGCTTATTTAATGGCTCATGCAAAGGAAAGTGTGCATGCAATAAGCTATTATTACTTGCAGCCATGCACACCATTCAAGAATTGATGATTCGAGAAGTGTGTCTATTACATTAATGCATGCACATATGAGCTACTACATGCAGCAGTGATGAGCTAGCATAATAAATTAGATTTCAGAGAAGAATTAgatataaatgtaaaaataaatattactagacatgatatataattttgacaaataaaatttatatttttgaaaaaaataatatatatacacattagaacttgtataatatatatatttcatgcaataaaatgttaaatgaggGTAAGCAGCCCGACTGGCATAGAAGTAAGCATTACAGCGTTGTTCAAGGTTCGAGCCCTCCTTATGTCAaatgtcatttttttttttttccatttataaGCGCACCTAACACAATACAttctttatatatgtatatatatatattcgttGATTTAAAAAGTGGATGAGAGCTAATAGTCTGATTGGCACATGCTCCCAAGTATAAGATAGAGGTTTTAGGGTTCGATCCCTCCATttgtccctttttttttcttttgtgattctttataattattttcattccaaaatataatattaaattacgaTGATTGTAAGTATTTTTAAATCATAATTAACattttttcttaaaattataatataacaaatttttagatttaaaattataagatatatataagtcatttatttatatatacctAGTTTTACAGTTTTAACACcacttcactactattagaataaTCACCTATACAACGATCAATCGTTAAATCAGCATCACTGCTACAATCACCACGTGTACAATATCACCACGATTATCATCActaaattattgtttttaatttaaatatagaagGAGCTAGTtaaagatatttagagaatgatagaaataaaaagagttatagacagagatattaagattatcatatatataaagataaatagagggagagagatatatagaaatgtataaatcaatatgtgttgattttgaaataactcttgtgtgtgtgtgtgtgtgtgtgcgtgtgtgtatACAAAAATTTATCGGATGAGAGCTAATAGTCCGATTGGTACATGCTCCCAAGCATAAGGTATAGGGTTTAGGATTCGATCCCTTCATTTGtccctttttttttcctcttttgtgattctttataattcttttcattaaaaaatataatattaaactataataattggaagtatttttaaaccctaattaacactttttcttaaaattataatataacaaatatttaaatttaaaattataagatatatatataaatcatttacttatatacacatagttttatagtattaacaacacttcactactattagaataGTAACATATATAACTATCAATATTTAAATCAGCACCACCGCTATAATCACCATGTGTACAATATTACCACCATTATTATCATTAAATcattgcttttaatttaaatataaagggGGATAGTAAAAaatatttagagaatgatagaaataaaatgaGTTATAGATAGATatattaagattatcatatatataaaaataaatagaggAAGAGAGAGATAAAGATGTGGAGAGAGATATATAGAAATGCATAAATCAATAAATCAACACATATTGGTTTATGCATTTCTATATATTTCTCTCCACATCTTTATCTCTCCCTTCCTCTATTTATCTTTATACATATGATATATAGAAAtgtataaatcaatatatgtgtCGATTTTGAAATCaacacatatattgatttatgcatttctatatatctctctccatatttttatctctctctccctctatttatctttatatatatatgataatcttaatatctttatctataattcattttatttctatcattctctaaatatctttgactatctccctctatatttaaatttaaaacaatgatttaATGATAATAATGGTGGTAATATTGTATACGTGGTGATTATAGCGATGGTGCTGATTTAACTATTGATCGTTGTATAGGTGATTATTCTAATAGTAGTAAAGTGATGTTAATACTATAAAACTATATGTAAATaagtaaatgatttatatatatcttataattttaaatctaaatGATGCGttcctaccgcaagtgcacgggtcgtacaagtagtatagaaaagatatcgatcccacgaggagttgtgttaatgattgaatttttgatataaaaagttgagtagattgaagtatttttgaaattgaagtaatgaattgatgggtaatggagtatgaaatctaaatatgcaaaattaatattctattcaacaatgtattaattaaactaaaattgcatcaaattgaaataagcaagttcaaatatggcaatattcaaaatggcaagtgattaaattcgattagaaattaacaatggtaaaaaggcgattccggagttcgggatttcatattcgagctattttgggattttaaattggttatccaatcttatgaaacttatgggttttaaggagattaattcttaaatcctttgaattccctttcgagtgagacaaagagtgccttaatcaaactaatcctactttcgtggagttagaattaattaagacccattaagttctttaattaatctgtgaatcctcttaatccttagcctatttctaggtctaagttaattaagtccaatttcttgattatctatcacaaggccttctcctttcggtgcttcaaccgtggattaagaacatcatttaatgggatcctacactaagcatgtcattaagcatacaagaaatgaataaaactcattaagaccacaaaatatcgattacccaatcaaaatccacaaaatatctcaattattacaacccttactccagaatcaaaagtaaactactcactatccataatgcttacaagatatattgagtttaaatggaaataaagctttaatctaagctaaggaataagagattaaacactagaaatgtagaaaaatgtaaggaaagaaagaaatctgcaaatcttggttgaaaatggtgtggaaggtgaaagtgactcctcaaattctgctcagcccctccttttcttttctgctccttgtctctacctctaaaaatgggaaaatgagactatatatagcatttttctgaaatggagccctaaaatggtatgttctaggaggaattatttgagggaatctcctgccagctcattaatgaactcgttatgggactgcataagtggactgcataagttatgcacccctTATGCGCTTTCACTGGttctgagtcacttatgcgaaactgcatgacttggtgcataggttatgcacaattccgtgaaggtgcataagggaggcgagaatgtgcataagctatgcagtctccttatgcacatttcgactggttctggaacagtgatctttctccttatgcagatctgcatagcttatgcggcaagttatgcacagtttggtcaatgcatatttcagcttgaaaacctgtttttgacatctttggctgtagaagacactcctcaatggcaaaattctcttgatccttcaaaacaccatttttcctacaaaacaaagtaaaaattacaaattaatgcaaaattgacaactatgaaaaactaactaattaactaatgaaattagctaaaaatgactaataatcaaataaaaatggttataaaattagacctaaatgactatgcaaaatgtatgcatcaaatacccccaaactcaagcttttgcttgtcctcaagcaaactttaaaatgtgatgcaaaaattttaggggtgccttatccaaagaactatgaaaatcacctattaaagtaacttaacacaccttcagccataccagcaatccatatacccatctttcaaaatgcaaagaatttaatgcttatccaagctttcaccgcttagccatcaagtcaattatcattcaaaatccccaaaccaacaaatcaaaagagatagtcatgctcaaaaagaattctaggacaattgat of Hevea brasiliensis isolate MT/VB/25A 57/8 unplaced genomic scaffold, ASM3005281v1 Scaf171, whole genome shotgun sequence contains these proteins:
- the LOC131176570 gene encoding D-amino-acid transaminase, chloroplastic-like yields the protein MEHQKSDEIAAFEAEKAVYSDFKVHVFSSSSELLERLHEKWSLVKKQPYPAMYSSVYGGIILDPAIMVIPIDDHMVHRGHGVFDTSIIYDGYLYELDVHLDRFLRSASKAKISSPFPRSTLRSILIQMTAVSKCKKGTLRFWLSAGPGNFLLSPAGCPTSAFYAVVIDDDFSQCKEGVKVITSTIPMKSPLFATTKNVNYLPNVLSVMEAEEKGAFASIWVDNEGYIAEGPNVNVAFITQDKELILPSFDKILSGCTALRLLQVAPKLVEQGQLKRVKIADLTVQEAKRAAEMMYVGSTLPLLPIVMWDEQSIGDGKVGELTMALSDLLWEDMVAGDGMQRVPVPYEKLAT
- the LOC131176568 gene encoding signaling peptide TAXIMIN 2-like, translating into MADCRPLGFLIGLPFAFVSLLLSLVGAIVWIIGSVLSCICPCCIFCAGLADLAMSLVKLPVTIIQGFIAFIPC